Genomic DNA from Oryzomonas sagensis:
GCCGGAAGCGAAGGGCGACAAGCCCTAGCCCTTCATAAGCTCAAACAGCATCATTGCAACCGAAAGGGTGGAGTCAACATCCCCGGAGAAGTTCACACAGTACGTTATCAGCGATTCTCTGTTGTATGCCTTGTGAACACAGTACAGGGCATACCGTAG
This window encodes:
- a CDS encoding ADP-ribosylglycohydrolase family protein; protein product: AAESRLDAFAGLDFIELTPEQFIEKYPNNVMVLDTLRYALYCVHKAYNRESLITYCVNFSGDVDSTLSVAMMLFELMKG